A single genomic interval of Kwoniella newhampshirensis strain CBS 13917 chromosome 12, whole genome shotgun sequence harbors:
- a CDS encoding NADPH-dependent diflavin oxidoreductase 1, whose protein sequence is MIPVILYASETGNAADTAHRIARAFRSHHRKISCQPMNLFPLSSLPHTNLLILVTSTHGRGDPPPTMLPLWNALLRSSLPEDILEDVHYAIFGLGDSSYERFCWAGKMLARRMEGLGANKMGEPGWGDERSPNGIEDAFLPWLQQTLDLFLPYLPSTSSSPPLPLTGLPPPIYSLRPVSVLDDVPVNLDRLSISPLPTNGHSTAAPSRVEDSVQGHGSSSSKPDDWVWATLGKNTRVTKEGWWQDVRGIEIEFEDPETMPYLPGSICSLQPQSSTEDVDAFLEMSGLEDQADIPMTIEAILEEQPLAPHLPPSSAQTTLRLLLTNHLDIRASPRKSFFEWLRRLSPDERERERLDEFIADPDEIHTYATRPSRTITETLADFRQTRIPLTHILEILPPLRRRQFSIASSWEAHPGKVQLLVALVEYKTNLKIPRKGLCSSWLNALTVGTRIPIHIAPPTLFLPPSPETPVILVGPGTGVAPMRAFTEVRARHGAAIDTAVYFGCRSMTTDCFYASEWEQYKKQGVKVEIAASRDQAEKLYVQHLIKRDKQRIREWIVDRGGSVYITGSSNAMPREVREAIAWCISAEGAGDMSEEESKVYVERMFEEKRGGEESW, encoded by the exons ATGATCCCCGTGATACTCTACGCTTCGGAAACGGGCAATGCAGCCGATACGGCCCATCGCATAGCCCGGGCCTTCCGATCACATCACCGGAAGATATCATGTCAACCCATGAACCTGTTCCCActatcttctctccctcataCCAACctgctcatcctcgtcacctCGACACATGGAAGGGGTGACCCTCCGCCGACCATGCTCCCATTGTGGAACGCGCTACTGAGAAGCTCGTTGCCGGAGGACATACTGGAAGATGTCCATTATGCTATTTTTGGTTTGGGTGATAGCAGCTATGAGAGATTTTGTTGGGCGGGTAAAATGTTGGCTAGACGGATGGAAGGGTTAGGAGCGAATAAGATGGGGGAACCGGGATGGGGAGATGAGCGAAGTCCTaatgg TATCGAAGACGCATTCCTGCCATGGTTGCAACAAACGCTCGACCTTTTCCTGCCAtatctcccttccacctcatcttctcctccactaCCTCTCACAGGCCTGCCTCCGCCTATATACTCGCTGAGACCCGTATCTGTGCTAGACGATGTCCCTGTCAACCTCGATCGACTATCCATATCTCCCCTTCCGACCAACGGTCATTCCACCGCCGCTCCTTCCAGAGTAGAAGACAGCGTACAAGGTCATGGCTCGAGCTCTTCGAAGCCTGATGACTGGGTCTGGGCAACTTTGGGGAAGAACACGAGGGTCACCAAAGAGGGCTGGTGGCAGGATGTAAGGGGGATTGAAATCGAATTCGAGGATCCCGAAAC CATGCCTTATCTACCGGGATCCATTTGTTCTCTTCAACCGCAGTCTAGCACagaggatgttgatgcTTTTCTGGAGATGTCAGGGTTGGAGGATCAAGCAGATATCCCGATGACAATCGAGGCCATTCTCGAAG AACAACCCCTTGCACCTCATTTACCCCCTTCAAGTGCCCAGACCACCTTACGATTACTCCTCACAAATCATCTCGATATCCGGGCGTCTCCTCGAAAGAGTTTTTTCGAGTGGCTCAGACGGTTGTCTCCCGatgaaagggagagagaacgaCTGGATGAGTTCATCGCGGATCCG GATGAAATCCACACCTACGCCACCCGACCTTCGAGAACGATAACCGAGACACTTGCCGATTTCAGACAGACGAGAATACCCTTGACACATATATTGGAAATCTTGCCGCCATTACGACGGAGACAGTTCTCCATCGCCAGCTCgtgggag gcTCACCCAGGCAAGGTGCAACTTCTTGTCGCTTTGGTCGAGTACAAGACGAATCTGAAGATACCGAGGAAAGGACTATGCTCTTCGTGGCTCAACGCTCTAACCGTCG GTACACGAATACCTATCCATATCGCTCCTCCGACGCTATTCTTACCTCCCAGTCCTGAGACGCCTGTGATCCTTGTGGGTCCTGGAACAGGTGTGGCGCCAATGAGAGCGTTCACAGAAGTCCGAGCAAGACACGGCGCCGCGATTG ACACTGCTGTATACTTCGGGTGTCGATCCATGACCACGGACTGTTTCTACGCATCCGAGTGGGAACAGTACAAGAAACAAGGTGTCAAGGTCGAGATCGCAGCGAGCCGTGATCAGGCTGAGAAGCTGTATGTCCAGCATCTGATCAAGAGAGACAAGCAGAGGATCAGAGAATGGATAGtggatcgaggaggaagcgtGTATATCACAGG GTCGTCCAATGCTATGCCACGTGAAGTACGAGAGGCCATAGCATGGTGTATATCCGCCGAAGGTGCAGGTGATATgagcgaggaggaatcAAAGGTTTAtgtggagaggatgttTGAGGAGAAACGTGGCGGTGAGGAGAGCTGGTAA